One Clostridium estertheticum DNA segment encodes these proteins:
- a CDS encoding GNAT family N-acetyltransferase: MLMIKGTQIINTDRLLLRKYEACDAPDMFKNWANDSEVTKFLSWKPHNNVEDTKEIIEQWVNKYENNIYNWAIELKEISEVIGDISIVKLDETSYSCEIGYCMSRKYWSMGIMSESLTAVIDYLFSEVGFNRIAAMHDTNNIASGKVMLKSGMRYEGTLRQAKVHDKKDFYDLALYSILKDDWIKE; this comes from the coding sequence ATGTTAATGATTAAAGGTACCCAAATAATAAATACAGACAGACTTTTACTTCGAAAATATGAAGCTTGTGATGCACCTGATATGTTTAAAAATTGGGCAAATGATAGTGAGGTTACAAAGTTTTTAAGTTGGAAACCCCATAATAATGTAGAAGATACTAAAGAAATTATAGAGCAGTGGGTCAACAAGTATGAGAATAATATATATAATTGGGCTATTGAATTAAAAGAAATTTCTGAAGTTATTGGTGATATTTCTATAGTTAAGCTAGACGAAACCTCCTATTCTTGCGAAATAGGGTATTGTATGTCAAGAAAATATTGGAGCATGGGAATAATGAGTGAATCTTTAACCGCAGTAATTGATTATTTATTTTCTGAGGTTGGATTTAATCGAATAGCCGCAATGCATGACACAAATAATATTGCTTCCGGAAAGGTAATGCTTAAAAGTGGAATGAGGTACGAAGGAACCTTAAGGCAAGCTAAAGTTCACGATAAGAAAGATTTTTACGACTTGGCTTTATATTCAATATTAAAAGATGATTGGATAAAGGAATAA
- the dcd gene encoding dCTP deaminase produces MILSGKEIKKKLGNEIIIEPFVDKQLNPNSYNLRLHNRLLVYEDSALDMKKDNKTKELIIPPEGLLLETGKLYLGRTVEYTRTDKYVPMLEGRSSVGRLGLFIHITAGFGDVGFSGYWTLEIFCVQPIRIYPDVEICQIYYHNIEGEYDKYSSGKYQNNTDIQPSLLFKDFQER; encoded by the coding sequence ATGATATTGTCAGGCAAAGAGATTAAAAAGAAATTAGGAAATGAGATTATTATTGAACCATTTGTAGATAAGCAGCTTAACCCCAATAGTTATAATTTACGGCTACATAACCGTCTACTTGTTTATGAAGACTCTGCTTTGGATATGAAGAAAGATAACAAAACAAAAGAGTTGATTATACCCCCGGAGGGATTACTTCTTGAAACTGGAAAGTTATATCTAGGTAGAACCGTTGAATATACAAGGACAGATAAATATGTACCTATGTTAGAAGGTAGGTCCTCAGTTGGAAGGCTTGGATTATTCATTCATATTACAGCTGGATTTGGGGATGTAGGATTTAGTGGTTATTGGACATTGGAAATATTTTGTGTTCAGCCTATAAGAATATACCCTGATGTAGAGATATGCCAAATATATTACCATAATATCGAAGGAGAATATGATAAGTATTCAAGTGGCAAGTATCAGAATAATACGGATATTCAGCCAAGTTTATTATTTAAGGATTTCCAAGAGAGGTAA
- a CDS encoding VOC family protein, which yields MKGTLHHIELYVKNLNISKEFWGWLLLELGYSEHQNWEKGISYILENTYIVFVQVEDRFLDIPYHRCGAGLNHLAFHGGSREFIDEITVKLREKGVKILYEDKHPYAGGLGYYAVYFEDPDRMKIEIVA from the coding sequence ATGAAAGGAACATTGCATCATATTGAACTTTACGTGAAAAACTTGAATATAAGTAAAGAGTTTTGGGGTTGGTTATTACTTGAACTTGGTTATAGTGAACATCAAAATTGGGAAAAGGGTATAAGCTATATTTTAGAGAATACTTATATTGTATTTGTTCAAGTTGAGGATAGATTTTTAGATATACCTTACCATAGATGTGGTGCGGGCTTAAACCACCTCGCTTTTCATGGTGGAAGCAGAGAATTTATAGATGAAATCACAGTAAAGCTAAGAGAAAAAGGTGTTAAAATATTATATGAGGATAAGCATCCATATGCAGGTGGACTTGGCTATTACGCGGTTTATTTTGAAGACCCAGATAGGATGAAAATTGAGATAGTAGCTTAG
- a CDS encoding SH3 domain-containing protein, translated as MEFKIIEEHKSNNPTPLIIRKGTRVEVGKRSDSADIWPNWVYCYDLDGNSEGWTPEQIIQIESDYEILLEDYLFRGDFLGKK; from the coding sequence ATGGAATTTAAAATTATTGAAGAACACAAAAGCAATAACCCAACACCCCTTATAATTAGAAAAGGAACAAGAGTAGAGGTAGGTAAAAGGTCTGATAGTGCTGACATTTGGCCTAATTGGGTATATTGTTACGATTTAGATGGAAATAGTGAAGGATGGACTCCTGAGCAGATTATTCAAATTGAAAGTGACTATGAAATTTTATTAGAAGATTATTTATTTAGGGGGGATTTTCTTGGTAAAAAATAA
- a CDS encoding GNAT family N-acetyltransferase, producing the protein MKNNIYKECPIYTTEILTLRLTSLEDVSELLRCYSDKKAVPLFNSDNCHGDDFHYTNIERMKEAVDFWQYSYEHRYFVRLTVILNTTGEKIGTIEMFKRETEDEFNHFGVLRIDLQSKYEKQQYINEILQIANQDFYKAFKVDSILTKAIPNSTERISSLESKGYVPINKKFVIYDDYFVRMNATN; encoded by the coding sequence ATGAAAAATAATATTTATAAAGAATGTCCAATTTACACAACAGAGATTCTTACATTAAGATTAACATCATTAGAAGATGTATCAGAACTATTAAGATGTTATTCCGATAAAAAAGCAGTACCATTATTTAATTCAGATAATTGCCATGGCGATGACTTTCACTATACTAATATTGAAAGAATGAAAGAGGCTGTTGATTTTTGGCAATATTCTTATGAACATAGATATTTTGTAAGATTAACGGTTATTTTAAATACAACAGGGGAGAAAATTGGAACTATAGAAATGTTTAAGCGTGAGACAGAAGATGAATTCAACCATTTCGGTGTGTTGAGAATAGATTTACAAAGCAAATATGAAAAGCAACAATATATTAATGAAATATTACAAATTGCGAATCAAGATTTTTACAAGGCTTTTAAAGTTGATTCAATTCTTACAAAAGCTATTCCAAATTCAACTGAACGTATTTCATCATTAGAAAGTAAAGGATATGTTCCTATAAATAAAAAATTTGTGATATACGATGATTATTTTGTAAGAATGAATGCAACAAATTAA
- a CDS encoding zinc dependent phospholipase C family protein has translation MATWITHLRIAEEILKKSYNFETKPFIVGNIAPDAGVPNEDYSIFNPAKKITHWETENKEINAQGFWDNYLNNSGIEESNELFSFKIGYFVHLLTDIEWSKLFVQKKNEILYKEGLEKDESFIWTIKKDWYGLDYIYLENHPQCIFNTLFKNINSVPDYLDYFPHSAFEDKVKYITEFYLGENTETKDNFIYLTEGEMDNFIYSATNVIDDLLRHLLIKKTSAINALQY, from the coding sequence ATGGCAACTTGGATTACACATCTAAGAATAGCAGAAGAAATTCTAAAAAAATCATATAATTTTGAAACAAAACCTTTCATAGTAGGAAATATTGCGCCCGACGCTGGTGTACCTAATGAAGATTATAGTATCTTTAATCCAGCAAAAAAAATTACACATTGGGAGACAGAAAACAAAGAAATTAATGCTCAAGGTTTTTGGGACAACTATTTGAATAATAGTGGAATAGAAGAAAGTAATGAGCTGTTCTCTTTTAAAATAGGATATTTTGTTCATTTATTGACTGATATTGAATGGTCAAAACTATTTGTTCAGAAGAAGAATGAGATTTTATACAAAGAAGGATTAGAAAAAGATGAAAGTTTTATTTGGACTATAAAAAAGGATTGGTATGGCCTTGATTATATATATTTAGAAAACCATCCACAGTGTATATTTAATACATTGTTTAAAAATATAAATAGTGTACCAGATTACCTAGATTATTTTCCACACAGTGCCTTTGAGGATAAAGTAAAATACATTACTGAATTTTATCTAGGAGAAAATACTGAAACTAAAGATAACTTTATTTATTTAACAGAGGGAGAAATGGACAACTTTATTTATAGTGCCACAAATGTAATAGATGATTTACTTCGCCATCTGTTAATAAAGAAAACCTCTGCTATCAATGCACTGCAATATTGA
- a CDS encoding TIM barrel protein yields MKRFMIGQFDRFDINRQNRDFRDYFFGIEVNQMESLGELQILKDNLMDRNLKIGIHFPLLKNQWRARDPQYLSKDNRTYKESINYMESEFARSEELNPDYILLHYPKPVILDGNVDWSSWRFCDDTEYYYESEISYNYFEERSRNFFKLLSDQGKKYNFTPVLELDGLNKYVYETNLLENLLDEYPNIKLCLDFGRIHLQDCMDDNFIGQEIIRKFGSYTHLVHLWNVKVDMNVTNAHYPALKSLKVEDGWGDMESYFKILNEVNNNYKVLFEHKSHLISDDELEECYQWIDELVNR; encoded by the coding sequence ATGAAACGTTTTATGATTGGACAATTCGATAGATTCGATATCAATAGGCAGAATAGAGACTTTAGAGATTACTTTTTTGGAATTGAAGTTAATCAAATGGAGTCACTTGGTGAATTGCAAATATTAAAAGATAACCTTATGGATAGAAATTTAAAGATAGGCATTCATTTTCCTCTATTAAAGAATCAATGGAGAGCAAGAGACCCCCAATATCTTTCTAAAGATAATAGGACTTACAAAGAATCAATAAACTATATGGAGAGCGAATTTGCCAGATCAGAGGAGTTGAATCCAGATTATATTTTGCTTCATTATCCAAAGCCAGTTATTTTAGATGGTAATGTTGATTGGTCATCATGGAGATTTTGTGATGATACTGAATATTATTATGAATCAGAAATATCTTACAATTACTTCGAAGAGAGAAGTAGAAATTTTTTTAAGCTATTATCTGATCAAGGTAAAAAATATAATTTCACCCCAGTATTAGAATTGGATGGATTAAATAAATATGTATATGAAACAAATTTACTTGAAAACTTATTAGATGAATATCCAAATATCAAATTATGTCTTGATTTTGGTAGAATACACTTGCAAGATTGTATGGATGATAATTTTATAGGTCAAGAGATAATCAGAAAATTTGGAAGCTATACTCATTTAGTACATTTATGGAATGTAAAAGTTGATATGAATGTAACAAATGCTCATTACCCAGCACTTAAATCACTAAAAGTAGAGGACGGATGGGGAGATATGGAATCATACTTTAAAATCTTGAATGAAGTTAATAATAACTATAAGGTTTTATTTGAGCATAAGTCTCATTTAATAAGCGATGATGAGCTTGAAGAATGTTATCAGTGGATTGACGAGCTTGTGAATAGGTAG
- a CDS encoding DNA alkylation repair protein has product MINIVFEARNRLEPSSKENSLTTGKVRSISSALYKILEDKSIDNVFAHCEQLLNEHEWTLGVIAYNWAYRVRKQYNDKTFFVFEGWLKRYVTDWGDCDDFCTHAFGELLSQNNELFTHIVKWTQHPDFFVRRASAVVLIYPIKHNKYQNLKPFLICDALMNDNHHLVLKGYGWMLKVLSETQQSNVCQYLTKNKNTMPRVSFRYALEKLNSELKLHLMEE; this is encoded by the coding sequence ATGATTAACATTGTATTCGAAGCAAGAAATCGTCTTGAACCCTCATCAAAAGAAAATTCTCTAACCACAGGAAAAGTTAGGTCAATATCCTCTGCATTGTACAAAATTTTAGAGGATAAGAGTATTGATAATGTCTTTGCACACTGTGAACAGTTACTTAATGAGCACGAATGGACATTGGGAGTCATTGCATACAATTGGGCTTACAGAGTTAGAAAACAATATAATGATAAGACTTTTTTTGTTTTTGAGGGTTGGCTTAAAAGGTATGTAACTGATTGGGGGGATTGCGATGATTTTTGCACCCATGCTTTTGGTGAATTACTTAGTCAAAACAATGAATTATTCACACATATTGTTAAGTGGACTCAACACCCAGATTTTTTTGTAAGGCGTGCCTCTGCCGTTGTTTTAATTTATCCCATTAAACACAACAAATATCAGAATCTTAAACCATTTTTAATTTGTGATGCACTTATGAATGATAACCACCATCTTGTTTTAAAAGGTTATGGCTGGATGTTAAAAGTTTTATCTGAAACCCAGCAAAGTAATGTATGCCAATACTTAACTAAGAATAAAAATACTATGCCCAGGGTGTCTTTTAGATATGCCTTAGAGAAACTTAACAGCGAATTAAAATTACATTTAATGGAGGAGTAG
- a CDS encoding DUF402 domain-containing protein, with protein sequence MKRTFADRPNWTRIIEKRFKLTYLEEKEFKGHVSIIYIDKVREPLVLEAAGKNVFLANNGFIWMQHFPKDCNYALTTMFNEKHEVIQWYFDICNGNKINSLGIPYYDDLYLDVVLLPTGEILLLDEDELEQALKDDSIDKALYDLAYFEAKTLIYNIQENKDLLPLNSKWYLQHMVSLGY encoded by the coding sequence ATGAAGCGAACTTTTGCAGACCGGCCAAACTGGACAAGAATTATTGAAAAGAGATTCAAATTAACCTACTTAGAAGAAAAAGAATTTAAAGGCCACGTATCAATTATTTATATAGACAAAGTAAGAGAACCATTAGTTTTAGAAGCAGCAGGTAAAAATGTATTCTTAGCAAACAATGGATTCATATGGATGCAACATTTTCCGAAAGATTGTAATTATGCTTTAACTACTATGTTTAATGAAAAACACGAGGTTATACAGTGGTATTTTGATATTTGCAACGGAAATAAAATTAATTCTTTAGGAATTCCATATTATGATGACTTATATCTGGATGTCGTTCTACTGCCAACTGGTGAAATATTATTATTGGATGAAGATGAGCTTGAACAAGCATTAAAGGATGATAGTATTGATAAAGCACTATATGATCTAGCTTACTTTGAAGCGAAAACGCTTATATATAACATACAAGAAAACAAGGACCTATTACCCCTTAATAGCAAATGGTATTTACAACACATGGTATCTTTAGGTTATTAA
- a CDS encoding serine hydrolase domain-containing protein: MSYNKNFHAAVKGQAFEVLAAHALTIANYSTYRRMTIKMSKELKIKQFEENLLYKTQFVNEEYVKGNLLDRMNHYKTPAVSIALINNYEIDWVKAYGTTEKNTDNKVDENTIFQAASLSKPVFALAIMRLVEQGIIDLDEDVNKYLTSWKVPMNGQWQPRITLRQILSHTAGLTVHGFGGYNLKDEIPNTIQILNGQYPANSEPVRVDVIPGLQFSYSGGGLTIAQQLVVDILKKPFPQIMKELILEPFGMKYSTYEQPLLGTHLTNAACAYNDDGDMVVGGYHVYPEMAAAGLWTTPSDLARLGASLQLILKGEPNKILTQKSLEEMLIPQADGPVGIGFFVDGEEKDIKFSHNGGNAGFVCRMKFHKENGKGIVIMINSQEFDLIEEIERAVDYTYDWSKPLLKQKNNIMIDKFSSEIFTGKYMSDSKKIMTIENENDLLFIIPEGQMPIQLLKESDSKFFSTQLNMLVEFIFDTTGSTGTLNLHQNGQVLSFKKEE, from the coding sequence ATGTCTTACAACAAAAATTTTCACGCCGCAGTGAAGGGTCAAGCCTTTGAAGTACTCGCAGCACATGCGTTAACTATAGCGAACTATTCTACTTATAGGAGGATGACTATTAAAATGTCTAAAGAGCTAAAAATAAAACAATTCGAAGAAAACTTGCTTTATAAAACACAATTTGTAAACGAAGAGTACGTAAAAGGTAACCTTTTAGATAGAATGAATCATTATAAAACCCCCGCAGTAAGTATAGCCCTTATTAATAACTACGAAATTGATTGGGTAAAAGCCTATGGAACTACTGAAAAGAATACAGATAATAAAGTGGATGAAAACACAATTTTTCAAGCAGCCTCACTAAGTAAACCAGTATTTGCACTTGCTATTATGAGATTGGTTGAACAAGGTATTATTGATTTGGATGAAGATGTAAATAAATATCTTACTTCTTGGAAGGTACCTATGAATGGACAATGGCAACCTAGAATAACCTTAAGACAAATTTTAAGTCATACAGCAGGTTTAACGGTACATGGATTTGGTGGATATAACCTAAAAGATGAAATTCCAAATACAATTCAAATACTAAATGGACAGTACCCTGCAAACTCGGAACCAGTTAGAGTGGACGTTATTCCCGGGCTTCAATTTAGCTATTCAGGAGGAGGGCTCACTATTGCACAGCAATTAGTAGTAGATATTCTAAAAAAACCTTTCCCGCAAATTATGAAAGAGTTGATACTTGAACCATTTGGAATGAAATATAGTACTTATGAGCAACCACTTCTAGGTACTCATCTAACTAACGCGGCCTGTGCTTATAACGATGATGGTGATATGGTAGTTGGAGGTTATCATGTGTACCCTGAAATGGCAGCAGCTGGATTATGGACAACACCTTCTGATTTAGCAAGACTTGGCGCGTCATTACAGCTTATTCTTAAAGGAGAACCAAATAAAATACTGACCCAGAAATCTTTAGAAGAAATGTTGATACCTCAGGCAGATGGCCCAGTAGGGATAGGTTTTTTTGTAGATGGAGAAGAAAAGGATATAAAATTTTCACATAATGGCGGTAACGCAGGCTTTGTATGTAGAATGAAATTTCATAAAGAAAATGGTAAAGGCATTGTTATTATGATTAATTCTCAAGAGTTTGATTTAATAGAAGAAATCGAAAGAGCTGTTGATTATACTTATGATTGGTCCAAGCCTCTTTTAAAACAAAAAAATAACATTATGATAGATAAGTTCAGTTCAGAGATTTTTACAGGAAAATATATGTCTGATTCCAAAAAAATTATGACCATAGAAAATGAAAATGACTTGCTGTTCATTATCCCAGAAGGACAAATGCCAATACAGCTCCTTAAAGAATCAGATAGTAAATTTTTTTCAACACAATTAAATATGTTGGTAGAATTTATTTTTGATACCACTGGAAGTACTGGTACACTAAATCTTCATCAAAATGGGCAAGTATTGTCTTTTAAAAAGGAAGAATAG
- a CDS encoding AAC(3) family N-acetyltransferase — translation MSEQSIIELTDHMNTVDTIHNDLLNLGVKACDILLVHSSLSSIGWVCGAAQAVIVALKQVINENGTLIMPAHSGAISDPAEWENPPVPKEWLQQIYDSMPAFDVDLTSSRGMGSIAELFRTLPQVYRSNHPQVSFASQGKFANDITNNHKLTPQFGMESPLGKMYELNAKVLLLGVGYDSCTCFHLAEALNEKMPTRKMGAAIIENNKRIWKWFEDFDYNSEDDFESIGLAFETTNNVVFGKVGKAECKLFNMKAGVDFAKEWLQSNRFD, via the coding sequence TTGAGTGAACAAAGTATAATCGAATTAACCGATCATATGAATACGGTGGATACTATACATAATGATTTATTAAATCTCGGTGTTAAAGCTTGTGATATTCTATTAGTGCATTCTTCACTATCCAGCATTGGTTGGGTTTGTGGCGCTGCTCAAGCGGTTATAGTTGCGCTAAAGCAAGTTATTAATGAGAATGGAACACTAATAATGCCTGCTCATAGCGGAGCAATTTCTGATCCTGCAGAATGGGAAAACCCACCTGTACCTAAAGAATGGCTACAACAAATATATGATAGTATGCCTGCCTTTGATGTAGATCTTACATCGTCTAGGGGAATGGGTAGTATTGCTGAATTATTTAGAACCTTGCCTCAGGTATATAGGTCCAATCACCCCCAAGTATCCTTTGCATCTCAGGGCAAATTTGCCAATGATATAACAAATAATCATAAATTGACGCCTCAATTTGGAATGGAATCCCCTCTAGGTAAAATGTATGAGTTAAATGCAAAAGTACTTTTACTGGGAGTAGGATATGATTCTTGTACTTGCTTTCATCTTGCAGAAGCATTGAATGAAAAAATGCCAACAAGAAAAATGGGGGCAGCAATTATAGAAAATAATAAAAGGATTTGGAAGTGGTTTGAGGATTTTGATTATAATTCAGAGGATGATTTCGAGTCGATAGGACTGGCATTTGAAACAACAAATAACGTAGTATTTGGTAAGGTTGGTAAAGCTGAATGTAAGTTATTCAATATGAAAGCAGGAGTTGATTTTGCAAAAGAATGGTTACAAAGTAATAGATTTGACTAA
- a CDS encoding GNAT family N-acetyltransferase, protein MTIETERLIIRKFTNQDIDLIFDINNNPECIKFNGWDSMSIENCKETLDKWMCNYSISPGLGAFCVESKVDKSRIGMAFIVKSKEINQYEIGFRLRRIYWDKGYAKEITREFIKYAEGKLGATSVIAEVYKANVRSRSVFEKFNFTEYGHPDGDDGLVYKYEIVKNYH, encoded by the coding sequence ATGACAATTGAAACAGAAAGACTTATAATTAGAAAATTTACCAACCAAGATATAGATTTAATCTTTGATATCAATAATAATCCAGAATGCATTAAATTCAATGGGTGGGATTCCATGTCTATAGAAAATTGTAAAGAAACTCTCGATAAATGGATGTGCAACTATTCTATTTCACCTGGTTTAGGTGCTTTTTGCGTAGAAAGCAAGGTAGATAAATCAAGAATAGGGATGGCATTCATTGTTAAGTCGAAAGAGATAAATCAATATGAAATAGGATTTAGGTTACGACGGATTTATTGGGATAAAGGCTATGCTAAGGAGATAACACGCGAATTTATTAAATATGCAGAAGGTAAACTGGGAGCTACTTCAGTAATTGCTGAAGTATATAAAGCTAATGTTAGGTCAAGAAGTGTATTTGAAAAGTTTAATTTTACAGAGTACGGTCATCCTGATGGAGATGATGGACTTGTCTATAAATATGAAATTGTAAAAAACTATCATTAA
- a CDS encoding GNAT family N-acetyltransferase, whose product MLIKLEKFKTCDVPTLISWIPDKEFLLQWAGPAYTFPLTQDQLQSEINMISSENPKTLMFTARISDTNEIVGHIQLLGIDLVNSCACIGRVLVGNEKLRNKGIGIKMINGILAIAFQTLKLHRIYLGVFDFNKSAIACYEKAGFKIEGTARDFRKINDEYWSLINMSILEEEYKISN is encoded by the coding sequence ATGTTAATAAAACTAGAAAAATTTAAAACCTGTGATGTACCTACCTTAATATCCTGGATTCCGGACAAAGAATTTTTGCTTCAATGGGCAGGACCAGCTTATACATTTCCTTTAACGCAAGATCAACTGCAATCTGAGATAAATATGATATCAAGTGAGAATCCAAAAACTTTGATGTTTACTGCTAGGATATCCGATACCAATGAAATAGTAGGTCATATCCAACTACTTGGTATAGATTTAGTAAATAGCTGTGCATGCATAGGAAGAGTTCTGGTAGGAAATGAAAAGCTTAGAAATAAAGGTATTGGTATCAAGATGATTAATGGTATCTTAGCTATAGCATTTCAAACTTTAAAATTACATAGGATTTATTTAGGTGTTTTTGATTTTAATAAATCAGCTATAGCTTGTTATGAAAAAGCTGGCTTTAAAATTGAGGGAACCGCAAGAGATTTCAGGAAAATAAATGATGAGTATTGGTCCTTAATTAATATGAGTATTCTTGAGGAAGAGTATAAGATAAGCAATTAA
- a CDS encoding NUDIX hydrolase yields MDYIKQIIDFIPVSDQESQDKKIILDYIKKFPHNILLRENDFAHITSSGFIMNKSLDKVLMVHHNIRNTWAWTGGHADGDTDFLHVAIKEAKEETGINTVTALTKNIVSIDILPVYGHVRRDKYVSAHLHLSVAYVLIASENETLIVKEDENSDVDWFPLDKFTEDYFDVRDVYLYNKLIDRAKQINNDIEFY; encoded by the coding sequence ATGGATTACATAAAACAAATTATTGATTTTATTCCTGTAAGCGACCAAGAAAGCCAAGATAAAAAGATAATTCTCGATTACATTAAAAAATTTCCACATAACATTTTATTAAGAGAAAATGATTTTGCACATATTACAAGTTCAGGATTTATTATGAACAAATCACTGGATAAAGTGCTAATGGTTCACCACAATATACGAAATACTTGGGCTTGGACTGGTGGGCATGCTGATGGAGATACAGACTTTTTACATGTTGCAATTAAAGAGGCAAAAGAAGAAACAGGCATAAACACTGTGACAGCTCTTACAAAAAATATTGTGTCTATTGATATTCTACCTGTATATGGTCATGTGAGAAGAGATAAGTATGTTAGTGCGCACCTCCACCTTTCGGTAGCATATGTTCTTATCGCTAGTGAAAACGAAACACTCATAGTAAAGGAAGATGAAAATAGCGATGTGGATTGGTTTCCCTTGGATAAATTTACTGAAGATTATTTTGATGTTAGGGATGTTTATTTATATAACAAGCTAATTGATAGAGCCAAACAAATTAACAACGATATAGAGTTCTATTAA
- a CDS encoding AAA family ATPase, whose translation MKGKIEPELYNKIYIIGSVASGKTTMAKKLSNLFNITWHELDNVVHMRLPGGDVTRSSEEITFEFNKIISCEKWIIEGVFRECFNEGFDKADSIILLNTPPYKRKCRIAKRWLCQRIRLEESNYVPTFKMLLRMYKWSSGFEKSKDTILKTLEPYIDKVIVLNDNTDIFDNKK comes from the coding sequence ATGAAAGGTAAAATAGAACCCGAATTGTATAATAAAATATATATCATAGGGTCAGTAGCAAGTGGAAAAACTACAATGGCTAAAAAATTATCAAATCTATTCAATATTACCTGGCATGAATTGGATAATGTAGTCCACATGAGGTTGCCAGGTGGTGATGTGACCAGGTCCTCAGAAGAAATAACTTTTGAGTTCAATAAGATTATTAGTTGTGAAAAATGGATTATCGAAGGTGTTTTTCGTGAATGTTTTAATGAAGGATTTGATAAAGCAGATTCTATAATATTGCTGAATACACCCCCTTATAAAAGGAAATGTCGCATTGCAAAGCGTTGGCTTTGTCAAAGGATAAGACTTGAAGAATCTAATTATGTTCCAACTTTTAAAATGCTTTTACGCATGTATAAATGGAGCAGTGGATTTGAAAAATCAAAAGACACTATTTTAAAAACGCTTGAACCTTACATTGATAAGGTAATTGTATTGAATGATAACACAGATATATTTGATAATAAAAAATAA
- a CDS encoding 2'-5' RNA ligase family protein: protein MKACFALLVDNEIHNYSRNLAFAFDRKYNTGFISASLPQHITLGPVFEVKNIEEVENYFDYVAKNLKPFEVLITDIDLKILGDEEAGFGIIWMNIKESIELRELHNTIYKYITEHSWDTDNNDKYHFHSTIALGKQPANVYKELYQCISDKKINHNCIINELAMFCTTDSENKMGTYITFKILNINNK, encoded by the coding sequence ATGAAGGCATGTTTTGCATTACTTGTAGATAATGAAATTCATAACTATTCGAGAAATCTAGCCTTTGCTTTTGATAGAAAATATAATACGGGTTTTATATCTGCTAGTCTTCCTCAGCATATTACTTTAGGTCCAGTATTTGAGGTGAAAAATATTGAGGAAGTTGAGAACTACTTTGATTATGTGGCAAAAAATCTAAAGCCATTTGAAGTTTTAATTACAGATATTGATTTGAAGATATTGGGTGATGAAGAAGCTGGTTTTGGTATTATATGGATGAACATTAAAGAAAGCATAGAATTAAGGGAGCTACATAATACAATTTATAAGTATATTACTGAACATTCATGGGATACAGATAATAATGATAAATACCATTTTCACTCAACCATAGCACTGGGAAAACAGCCTGCTAATGTATATAAGGAGCTATACCAGTGCATTTCTGATAAGAAAATTAACCATAATTGTATTATAAATGAGCTAGCAATGTTTTGTACTACAGATAGTGAAAATAAAATGGGAACCTATATTACTTTCAAAATACTAAATATAAATAATAAATAG